One genomic window of Salvia miltiorrhiza cultivar Shanhuang (shh) chromosome 4, IMPLAD_Smil_shh, whole genome shotgun sequence includes the following:
- the LOC131021293 gene encoding uncharacterized protein LOC131021293: MSLLEVITKASSSIPTRPDEETDYPIVLNPEPILLKLKPESDGPLAHNSVKKVTGWEISQTDNELIKLGHKFFKELRRNLKNTNSFGKAEFVGKVTSHLENLANKIGVSTAFEKTEGVYVCKLVEKLGVLMGRDVKGLILEGCISLEVWDVLESLIVNGVVEHASTSNLVHKLIEKRRSDLVVLCVKHLLDLQAYDLMCILKYFLMMPTDGYRSLSRVREDWERQASLAIEKASGKGVGGKEKSLAKEAAVLIMLGHDGFSVSELCLHYLLTSENLDEVIFAACTSKLNGEELKALIRYFGKWLRKYERFPQAGPCPKGSSALGLEVCDWIPSLESVVNYFGVVVDEHFSSLVLHSEFHELRSLEEVVGSLAVEARRCGALANLSERLIIERQAYNHESLGNFAF, translated from the exons ATGTCTTTGCTGGAAGTTATAACAAAAGCTTCATCTTCAATTCCAACTCGACCCGACGAAGAAACCGATTACCCGATTGTGCTCAACCCGGAGCCTATTCTCCTCAAGCTAAAGCCCGAGTCCGATGGCCCGCTAGCTCATAACTCTGTGAAAAAGGTTACCGGCTGGGAAATATCGCAAACAGACAATGAGCTTATCAAATTAGGGCACAAATTCTTCAAGGAATTGAGGAGGAATCTGAAAAACACGAATTCCTTCGGTAAAGCGGAGTTCGTGGGAAAGGTGACTTCGCATTTGGAGAACCTCGCAAATAAAATTGGGGTTTCTACTGCTTTCGAAAAAACAGAAGGTGTCTATGTATGTAAATTGGTGGAAAAATTGGGGGTTTTGATGGGTAGGGATGTTAAGGGCTTGATTTTGGAGGGCTGTATTAGTTTGGAGGTTTGGGATGTGTTGGAGAGTTTAATAGTTAATGGGGTTGTTGAGCATGCTTCTACATCGAACTTGGTTCATAAGTTGATCGAGAAAAGGAGATCGGATTTGGTTGTTTTGTGCGTGAAACACTTGTTAGACCTGCAGGCCTATGATTTGATGTGCATTTTGAAGTATTTCTTGATGATGCCCACTGATGGGTATAGAAGCTTATCGAGAGTGAGGGAGGATTGGGAGAGGCAAGCGTCGTTGGCGATTGAGAAAGCCAGTGGTAAGGGAGTTGGTGGGAAAGAGAAGAGCTTGGCGAAGGAAGCTGCGGTCTTGATCATGTTGGGACATGATGGATTCTCGGTGTCTGAGCTGTGCTTGCATTATTTGCTCACGTCTGAGAATCTTGATGAGGTTATTTTTGCAGCTTGTACGAGTAAGTTGAATGGTGAGGAGTTGAAGGCTTTGATTCGGTACTTTGGAAAGTGGCTGAGGAAGTATGAGAGGTTTCCTCAAGCTGGCCCCTGTCCTAAGGGATCATCTGCGTTGGGTTTGGAGGTCTGTGATTGGATTCCGAGTCTTGAAAGTGTGGTCAATTATTTTGGTGTTGTTGTGGACGAGCATTTTTCGTCTTTGGTTTTGCATTCTGAGTTCCATGAGCTAAGATCCTTAGAAGAAGTCGTTGGTTCCTTAGCTGTTGAGGCGAGGCGTTGTGGTGCTTTGGCAAATTTGAGTGAGAGGTTGATAATCGAGCGCCAGG CATACAACCATGAATCTTTGGGGAATTTTGCATTTTGA